Within the Atribacterota bacterium genome, the region GGAAGAGAAAAGGTAAGACAATTGCAATACCTCCGGCAAGTCCTTGCACAACACCATTAACAATGTGATATAACAAAGTATCAGCACCCAAAACCTGCTCCGCATAAGGTAAAAATTGATAAAAGAAATCCAGCAGAGGTTCTTCAAGTATTGCCCCTACATAAAATACAAAATTAAAAAATAAATACAAAATGCCTATCAGGGAAATATAGCCAAAAACAGGGTGCATTAAAACACTATCCAGGTAATCTCTGAACTCTTTTTTTGGTTTAGAAAGTTTCACAACTGATTCATAAAGCTGCATTGATAGATGGTGACGTTCAGATGATATTACCTCGTCGGAACTTCTTTCACGGCATTTTTCCAGTTGTTGCTGGTAATCTTGCACAACTTCAATAAAGCTGGCATCTGTTTCCTTAATTTCATCGATAAAATGCTGGTCATTTTCCAATAACTTAGTTGCCAGGAAACGATGGGTAACATTTAATTCTTTGGCATAAGCATTTTTTTCTATATATCCGGTTAAACCTTTAATAGCATTTTCTACATCTTTGCTAAAATGCTGAAAATCACTCTTTACTGGTTTTTGAGCCATTTTAAATGTAGTTTCGAATAATTTATTAAGTCCCCAACCTTTATGAGCTATTGCAGTAACTACCGGTACACCTAATAAATGAGAAAGTTTCTCAGTATCAATAATTATTCCTTTTGCCTCAGCTTCATCAATCATGTTAAGGCAAATTACTGTGGGTAAATTCAACTCCAATAATTGTAATGTTAACTCCAGTCCTCTTCCCAGCAATGAGGCATCTATAACATTTACAACTACATCTGCCTCTTCTCTTAACAGATATTTACGGGCTTCCAGTTCAGCTAAATCAAAAGAAGTCAGTGAGTAAGTACCGGGTAAATCGACTATTTCACTGGTCATCCCCTGAAAAGTCATTTTGCTACTGCTAAATTTAACTGTTTTGCCAGGAAAATTAGAGGTAATTGCTTTATATCCGGCTACATGATTAAAAATAGTACTTTTGCCGCAATTAGGCTGACCCACCAGAACAATTTTCATGCTTCTACCTCCACCAATATTTTTGCAGCAATTCCCCTGCCTAAAGCAACCTGATTTCCATGTATATTTACTAAAACAGGGCCTCTCATAAACCCACATTTTTGTAGAAAAATTGTATCTCCGGGATGTATTCCCAAACAGCTTAATCTCTGCCTAACGCTTAATCCTCCCCTGATTCTTACAACTTTAACACTGCTACCTGATTTCACATCTGTTAAACTAATTATCATGATTGATATAACCTCTTATTATCCTATTTCATTTTTTAGAATGATTACCTTTTAAATCTAATTTACCCTGGCATTCTTTACAATAACCTTTAATTTCCAAACGATGTTCAGTTGCTAAAAATTGGTCATTTCGGCAAATCTCATTCTGTAATGCTTCTACATCTTCATTATAAAACTCGATAATCTTTCCACAATTTATACAAACCAAATGATCATGATGTCTTTTGTTATATATTTTTTCATAAAGAACTTTATCCCTACAATGAAATGTCTCTGTTATCAGTCCACAATCAATTAATAGTGGGATTGTCCTGTATACCGTTGCAAGAGAAACATTTGACTTATGCTCTCTAAGTTGTTTATATATATCTTCTGCATCAAAATGATTTTGAAGCTTTATTATTGCTTCAACAATCTCATTTCTCTCCGGCGTATATTTTAAATCTCTTTCTTTTAAAAAGCCTTTAAATTTATCCTTGTATTTAAACAAATTCCTAACTCCAAATGTGATTGCAAATCATTCTCAATAAAATTGTATAACATAATTCTGTTTTGTCAAGGAAATATTGTAAAAAATTCAGCACTTTATAAATATTTACTATCCAAATGAAGTCTTTAGGATTTTTTAGATATATAAATTGAGAAATAGAAAAGATTTACTTACCTGTCTATCAATGGGGCAAACCTTTTTTCCAATAATTTATCTTCCAGTGCACCTAATTTATTTTTGCTTATTCTAAAAAAATGTGTAATACAGTGGCAATCTGAGGAACCAA harbors:
- a CDS encoding FeoA family protein; the encoded protein is MIISLTDVKSGSSVKVVRIRGGLSVRQRLSCLGIHPGDTIFLQKCGFMRGPVLVNIHGNQVALGRGIAAKILVEVEA
- a CDS encoding Fur family transcriptional regulator, whose amino-acid sequence is MFKYKDKFKGFLKERDLKYTPERNEIVEAIIKLQNHFDAEDIYKQLREHKSNVSLATVYRTIPLLIDCGLITETFHCRDKVLYEKIYNKRHHDHLVCINCGKIIEFYNEDVEALQNEICRNDQFLATEHRLEIKGYCKECQGKLDLKGNHSKK
- the feoB gene encoding ferrous iron transport protein B, which produces MKIVLVGQPNCGKSTIFNHVAGYKAITSNFPGKTVKFSSSKMTFQGMTSEIVDLPGTYSLTSFDLAELEARKYLLREEADVVVNVIDASLLGRGLELTLQLLELNLPTVICLNMIDEAEAKGIIIDTEKLSHLLGVPVVTAIAHKGWGLNKLFETTFKMAQKPVKSDFQHFSKDVENAIKGLTGYIEKNAYAKELNVTHRFLATKLLENDQHFIDEIKETDASFIEVVQDYQQQLEKCRERSSDEVISSERHHLSMQLYESVVKLSKPKKEFRDYLDSVLMHPVFGYISLIGILYLFFNFVFYVGAILEEPLLDFFYQFLPYAEQVLGADTLLYHIVNGVVQGLAGGIAIVLPFLFPFLLGLAFLEDTGYLPRVAYLMDSFLHRIGLHGKAIIPLILGYGCTVPAVMATRILESERDRFITSVLTTMIPCAARITIVFGLVAFYLGPKAAIFVFVFNIVVVAIAGLILSKIMPEITPGMILEIPAYHMPSIKILLSKVWLRMKEFIVIAWPLLIIGSVVLSLLKHWHLEELINKLISPVTLLLGLPVAVGVTLIFGVLRKELSMVMLVQALGVTDISTVMNSTQIMTFTVFVLFYVPCVATIAVLIKEIGSKRTIFTIIFTFLIAIVLATITRIVY